One part of the Natator depressus isolate rNatDep1 chromosome 28, rNatDep2.hap1, whole genome shotgun sequence genome encodes these proteins:
- the LOC141978985 gene encoding uncharacterized protein LOC141978985, whose product MVSENEEKPQQEDAEQVESHEMLSGRSKGNDSGSCALPEKEETCESQHRPEENLSSHSDLIIHERINMKKTRYTCHECGKNFNRSSEHIRHRRIHTGETPYTCSECGKSFSQSSNLIRHRRMHTGEKPYMCSECGKSFSRHSNLITHQRIHTGEKPYRCSECGKRFIDGSALISHQRIHSGEMPYACSECGKSFNQSSHLITHQRIHTGEKPYGCSECGKHFIDSSALISHQRIHSGEMPYICSGCGKSFIHSSALISHQRIHTGERRYTCSECRKSFNQSSALITHQRIHTGERPYSCSECRKSFSRSSALITHQRIHRGEMPYTCSECGKSFSWHSNLITHRRIHSGERPYTCSACGKSFNQSSSLIRHNRIHMRENCNKCLD is encoded by the coding sequence ATGGTGAGTGAGAATGAGGAGAAAccccagcaggaagatgctgagcaagtAGAATCCCATGAAATGTTATCAGGAAGATCCAAAGGAAATGATTCCGGGAGTTGTGCACTCCCAGAAAAAGAAGAAACTTGTGAGagtcagcacaggccagaggaAAACCTCAGTAGCCACTCAGACCTTATTATACACGAGAGAATCAACATGAAAAAGACACGCTACACATgccatgagtgtgggaaaaaTTTTAATCGGAGCTCAGAACATATCAGAcataggagaatccacacaggagagacgccttacacatgctctgagtgtgggaaaagctttagtcAGAGCTCAAACCTTATCAGACATCGCAGAAtgcacacaggggagaaaccctacatgtgctctgagtgcgggaaaagcttcagtcggcACTCAAAccttatcacacatcagagaatccacacgggtgagaaaccttatagatgctctgagtgtgggaaacgcttcatTGATGGTTCAGCCCTCAtctcacatcagcgaatccacagcGGAGAGATGCCCTACGcctgctctgagtgtgggaaaagcttcaatcagagctcacaccttatcacacatcagagaatccacacgggtgagaaaccttatggatgctccGAATGTGGGAAGCACTTCATTGATAGTTCAGCCCTCAtctcacatcagcgaatccacagcGGAGAGATGCCCTACATATGCTCTgggtgtgggaaaagcttcattcatAGTTCAGCCCTCAtttcacatcagagaatccacacaggagagagacgcTACACCTGCTCTGAGTgcaggaaaagcttcaatcagagctctgccctgatcacacatcagagaatccacacaggagagagaccctactcATGCTCTGAGTGcaggaaaagcttcagtcggAGCTCTGCCCtgatcacacatcagagaatccacagagGAGAGATGCCCTACACAtgttctgagtgtgggaaaagctttagttGGCACTCAAACCTTATCACACATCGTAGaatacacagtggagagagaccctacacatgctctgcgtgtgggaaaagcttcaatcagagctcaagCCTTATTAGACATAATAGAATCCACATGAGAGAGAACTGTAATAAATGCCTTGACTAG